The following are encoded in a window of Deltaproteobacteria bacterium genomic DNA:
- a CDS encoding radical SAM protein, translating into MEYEGIVIRPPSEAESLILQVTLGCSHNRCTFCPTYKGRRFRIKDLDTIKSEIDEVVPYGPFRKVFLADGDALIIPQPKLLAILEVLNEKIRGLRRVGIYGNAKSILRKSVDELKALKSRKLGIVYLGVETGDPTLLEKVRKGASYEQMVEAGRRVKEAGITLSATVLLGLGGMEHAQQHALATAKILSDIDPDFASALTLMVVPGTPLYEDMEAGRFQLPTPFQLLEELGTIVAHSHFSQCYFTSNHASNYLPIKARLPRDKKAVVNLIQQVVSSEDTSRLRPEFLRGL; encoded by the coding sequence ATGGAATACGAGGGGATTGTCATCCGCCCTCCCAGCGAGGCGGAAAGCTTAATTCTGCAGGTTACCCTGGGTTGCTCGCATAACCGGTGTACCTTCTGCCCCACTTACAAAGGCCGCAGGTTCCGCATCAAAGACCTGGATACCATTAAATCGGAAATCGATGAAGTTGTTCCTTACGGCCCATTCCGGAAAGTTTTTTTAGCCGATGGCGACGCCTTGATTATTCCTCAGCCCAAACTCTTGGCCATCTTGGAGGTTCTCAACGAAAAAATCCGGGGCCTGCGCCGAGTAGGTATTTACGGGAATGCCAAGAGCATTCTGCGCAAGAGTGTGGATGAACTCAAGGCTCTAAAATCCCGGAAGTTGGGCATTGTTTATCTTGGAGTGGAGACCGGAGACCCGACTCTTCTGGAAAAAGTTCGCAAAGGTGCATCCTACGAGCAGATGGTCGAGGCTGGAAGAAGGGTGAAAGAGGCAGGAATTACTCTTTCGGCTACAGTTCTGCTGGGTCTGGGTGGGATGGAACATGCCCAGCAACACGCCCTGGCCACGGCAAAAATCCTTTCGGACATTGACCCGGATTTTGCCAGCGCCTTGACTTTAATGGTCGTCCCCGGAACGCCCCTTTACGAGGATATGGAAGCAGGGCGCTTCCAGCTTCCAACACCTTTCCAGTTGCTTGAGGAATTAGGGACGATCGTCGCTCATTCCCACTTTAGCCAGTGTTATTTCACTTCCAACCACGCTTCCAATTATCTGCCCATCAAAGCCCGCCTACCCAGAGATAAAAAGGCTGTCGTGAATTTAATTCAGCAAGTGGTAAGCTCCGAGGACACCTCCCGCCTGCGCCCGGAATTCCTGCGGGGATTGTAA
- a CDS encoding ferritin family protein translates to MPTKTEERIQALEVALNNESRERDFYLKNKERTTNPHGKSMFASIASDEDEHYHRILELHKRLQKDGKWPETVPLKVKGTEVKAIIRKLVDSVDTSSQADMDDMEAVKIAIDFETQGEKFYGDLAAKVADPVERKFYELLSSFEREHRLSLQDTYEYFQDPAGWYRIKERHHIDGA, encoded by the coding sequence ATGCCGACCAAAACAGAAGAAAGGATCCAGGCCCTGGAAGTTGCCCTTAATAACGAATCCCGGGAAAGGGATTTTTACCTGAAGAACAAGGAGAGAACGACAAATCCTCACGGCAAATCAATGTTCGCATCGATTGCCAGCGATGAAGATGAACATTATCATCGGATCCTGGAATTGCACAAACGGCTGCAAAAGGATGGCAAGTGGCCTGAGACGGTTCCCCTCAAGGTGAAGGGAACGGAGGTGAAGGCCATCATCCGGAAGCTGGTTGACTCGGTGGACACCTCATCCCAGGCCGACATGGATGATATGGAGGCGGTGAAAATTGCCATCGACTTTGAAACCCAAGGGGAAAAATTCTATGGTGATTTGGCTGCCAAGGTGGCGGATCCGGTGGAAAGGAAATTCTACGAGCTGCTTTCCTCCTTCGAAAGGGAGCATCGTCTCTCTCTTCAGGATACCTACGAATATTTCCAGGACCCTGCTGGCTGGTACCGCATTAAAGAAAGACATCACATCGATGGAGCTTAA
- the epmA gene encoding EF-P lysine aminoacylase EpmA, translating into MEKRRKDNLLRRGKIIQGVRQFFLEQEFVEIETPALVSSPGMEPHLSALELYCTCPDGSRMKKYLHTSPEYCMKKLLGYGWENIFQICRVFRDGEIGNTHQIEFTMLEWYRANADYRKILEDCEELVSYLSRKILRIDEWSYQGEKLDFSLPFERLSVAQAMRLHGGVDIEKNLDAPSLLKEARSRGYHFDQEGKYSFDEVFFKIFLEAVEPRLGFPKPTILYDYPASMAALARLKPDNPLWAERFELYIAGLELANAFSELNDPVEQRRRFEEEQRLRAKLGKPIYPIDEELLQSLSRMPPAAGIALGVDRLVMLFCDAPSIQDVLAFPQI; encoded by the coding sequence ATGGAAAAGAGGCGCAAAGATAACCTCCTCCGCAGGGGGAAAATCATCCAAGGGGTGCGACAGTTTTTCCTGGAACAGGAATTCGTGGAAATAGAGACTCCTGCCCTGGTTTCTTCCCCAGGCATGGAGCCGCACCTTTCGGCTCTGGAACTTTATTGCACCTGCCCGGATGGTAGCCGAATGAAGAAATACCTACACACCTCCCCGGAATACTGCATGAAAAAACTCTTGGGTTACGGGTGGGAGAATATTTTCCAGATTTGCCGGGTTTTTAGGGATGGTGAAATCGGTAATACCCACCAGATTGAATTCACCATGCTGGAATGGTATCGGGCCAATGCGGATTACCGCAAAATCCTGGAGGATTGCGAAGAACTGGTCAGTTACCTTTCCAGAAAAATTTTGAGAATTGATGAATGGTCTTATCAAGGGGAAAAATTAGATTTTTCTCTTCCCTTTGAACGCCTCAGTGTTGCCCAGGCCATGCGACTTCATGGGGGAGTCGATATCGAAAAGAATCTCGATGCCCCCTCCCTGCTTAAGGAGGCAAGATCAAGGGGGTATCACTTTGATCAGGAAGGAAAATATTCTTTCGATGAGGTCTTTTTTAAAATATTTTTAGAGGCCGTGGAACCCCGGCTGGGTTTTCCGAAGCCGACAATCCTTTACGATTATCCGGCGAGCATGGCTGCTCTGGCCCGCCTGAAACCAGACAACCCACTTTGGGCCGAACGTTTTGAGCTTTACATCGCCGGCCTGGAACTGGCCAATGCTTTTTCGGAACTAAACGATCCTGTAGAGCAAAGAAGGCGATTTGAAGAAGAACAAAGGCTTCGAGCGAAACTGGGGAAACCCATTTACCCCATTGATGAAGAACTTCTCCAATCGCTTTCCCGCATGCCCCCTGCAGCGGGGATTGCCCTGGGTGTGGACCGGTTAGTCATGCTTTTTTGCGATGCCCCAAGCATCCAGGATG
- a CDS encoding patatin-like phospholipase family protein encodes MRGKGQKPLNRLFILFTILLFITASCAHKEIQPPPISPLPPPKPAKIALVLGAGAAKGFAHIGVLKVLEANKIPIHMIVGTSAGSFVGSLYAYGYNAFQLQTLALSVEKRDIVDLIIPDNGFIQGVKLSEYINKVLKNTPLEKLNIPFYAVATDIQNGQEVVFGQGNTGSAVRASCSVPGVFRPVKIGDRMYVDGGVVSPVAVDAALKYGADVIVAVDISSDVGASKPEGTIETILQSVNIMYSRLGAIQCAKADVVIKPKVGHIGSSDFSKKHEAILEGEKAATEALPKVKGILDRLKKEGRLQ; translated from the coding sequence ATGAGGGGCAAAGGCCAAAAACCACTGAATCGGTTATTCATTCTCTTCACGATACTCTTGTTTATTACGGCCTCATGCGCCCATAAGGAAATTCAACCTCCCCCAATTTCCCCCCTACCCCCGCCAAAGCCGGCGAAGATTGCACTGGTGTTGGGAGCAGGAGCGGCGAAGGGTTTTGCCCATATTGGAGTATTAAAAGTATTAGAGGCCAATAAAATTCCCATTCATATGATCGTCGGAACGAGTGCCGGCAGTTTTGTTGGGAGCCTCTATGCCTACGGATACAACGCCTTTCAACTTCAAACGCTGGCCCTTTCCGTGGAAAAAAGAGACATCGTCGACCTGATCATACCGGACAACGGTTTCATCCAGGGGGTAAAGCTTTCCGAGTATATCAATAAGGTTTTGAAGAATACCCCGCTGGAAAAACTGAATATTCCCTTTTATGCGGTGGCAACCGATATTCAAAATGGTCAGGAAGTCGTCTTTGGCCAAGGGAATACCGGATCTGCCGTAAGAGCAAGCTGTTCCGTTCCGGGTGTTTTTCGACCTGTAAAAATCGGCGACCGGATGTATGTAGATGGGGGGGTAGTCAGTCCTGTTGCCGTGGATGCCGCCCTGAAATATGGCGCCGATGTCATTGTTGCAGTTGACATCTCCTCTGATGTCGGAGCCTCAAAACCAGAAGGCACCATCGAAACCATTTTGCAATCCGTCAACATCATGTATTCAAGGCTTGGGGCCATCCAATGCGCCAAGGCCGACGTAGTCATAAAGCCGAAAGTGGGCCATATCGGCTCCAGCGATTTTTCCAAGAAGCACGAGGCGATCCTGGAAGGGGAAAAGGCCGCCACTGAGGCGCTGCCGAAAGTGAAGGGAATCCTCGACAGGCTCAAAAAAGAAGGGAGGTTGCAATAA